In Candidatus Obscuribacterales bacterium, the following are encoded in one genomic region:
- a CDS encoding HAS-barrel domain-containing protein, with protein MRLPLPQFATQRRTPGHFAEVVETSTTQFLAQCLDPDDLSFPAMPPFGSWVKAMDEESGNQIYAVVYHATTSPIDSVHRARALGLSLQELREQQPQIFAMLKTEFNAALVGFQPPQTTNGKRPATVTYQYLPPRPPQVHQAVYYCQPEEIISFTDRLDFLRSLLDLGNTPVDALIAASIRQIYSVRQADRDWLVQVGRTLSILLKDDYDRLQVILRQLHP; from the coding sequence ATGCGACTGCCTCTCCCCCAATTTGCCACCCAGCGCCGCACACCGGGTCACTTTGCAGAAGTGGTCGAAACGTCAACCACGCAATTTTTGGCCCAGTGCCTTGATCCGGATGACCTCAGCTTCCCCGCCATGCCACCTTTCGGCAGTTGGGTGAAAGCCATGGACGAAGAATCCGGCAACCAAATCTACGCCGTGGTCTACCATGCCACCACCAGCCCCATCGACTCTGTCCATCGGGCTCGGGCCTTGGGGCTATCGCTGCAAGAGCTACGAGAGCAGCAGCCCCAGATTTTTGCCATGCTCAAAACCGAGTTTAATGCCGCGTTAGTCGGCTTCCAACCGCCCCAAACCACCAACGGCAAGCGCCCCGCCACCGTCACCTACCAATATCTACCGCCGCGCCCGCCGCAAGTTCACCAAGCGGTGTACTACTGCCAACCCGAGGAGATCATCAGCTTCACCGATCGCCTCGACTTTCTGCGATCGCTCCTCGACCTCGGTAATACCCCGGTCGATGCCCTGATTGCCGCCTCCATCCGGCAGATTTATAGCGTCCGTCAAGCCGATCGCGACTGGCTGGTGCAGGTTGGCCGCACCCTGAGCATCTTGCTGAAAGACGACTACGATCGCCTGCAGGTGATCCTCAGACAACTGCATCCCTAG
- a CDS encoding AAA family ATPase → MTETTLPVFIQQMLQPGFYPHPVQEPIQLIQTHVSYVLLTGDYAYKVKKPVDFGFLNYATLDKRRHFCQEELRLNQRTAAELYLAVLPIVQAGDRFQLASQPNPPTESIIDYAVQMRQFPQDALLTACFDRGELTESRLQALAQAIAAFHQTTVTSDYIRSFGEIASVRQSIDENYDQTEQYIGGPQTQQQFDETRHYTDRFFAERQDLFQDRMESDRIRECHGDLHLRNICDWQGRLWLFDCIEFNEPFRFVDVMFDIAYIVMDLLARERPDLSTCFLNAYAEASGDWDGLHILPLYVSRQSYVRAKVTSFLLNDPGIPSEDKQSISETAALYYRLAWQLSQPRPGQLILMSGLSGSGKTTLGRAIATALEGIHIRSDAVRKHLGGVPLYERGGDDLYSPAMTAQTYDRLLDLGIKLAQDGYTVILDAKYDRQDYRQAAIAQAQTAHLPLHIVHCNAPLDLLAARLQARTGDIADANVDILRQQTFQPFSNDEQPYVISLNAAQTTTDLLQETLATLKATDH, encoded by the coding sequence ATGACCGAGACGACGCTGCCAGTCTTCATTCAACAGATGCTCCAGCCCGGATTTTACCCCCATCCCGTGCAGGAACCCATCCAGCTCATCCAGACCCACGTGTCCTACGTGCTGCTGACTGGAGACTATGCCTACAAGGTGAAAAAGCCGGTGGACTTTGGGTTTCTCAACTATGCCACCCTGGACAAGCGTCGTCACTTTTGCCAAGAAGAGCTGCGGTTGAATCAACGCACCGCCGCTGAGCTTTACCTAGCGGTGCTGCCGATTGTCCAAGCGGGCGATCGCTTCCAGCTTGCTAGCCAGCCCAACCCGCCCACCGAGTCCATCATCGACTATGCCGTACAAATGCGGCAGTTTCCTCAAGACGCCCTGCTCACCGCCTGCTTTGATCGCGGCGAACTCACCGAGAGCCGTCTGCAAGCACTGGCCCAAGCGATCGCTGCCTTCCACCAAACCACCGTCACCAGCGACTACATTCGCAGCTTTGGGGAGATTGCCAGCGTCCGCCAATCCATCGACGAAAACTACGACCAAACCGAACAGTACATCGGCGGCCCCCAAACCCAGCAGCAGTTTGACGAAACCCGCCACTACACCGATCGCTTCTTTGCTGAACGGCAAGACCTGTTCCAAGACCGGATGGAGAGCGATCGCATCCGAGAATGCCACGGCGACCTGCACCTGCGCAATATTTGCGATTGGCAAGGACGGCTCTGGCTGTTTGACTGCATTGAATTCAACGAACCCTTTCGCTTTGTCGATGTCATGTTCGACATTGCCTACATTGTTATGGACTTGCTAGCCCGAGAGCGTCCCGACCTCAGCACCTGTTTCTTAAATGCCTACGCAGAAGCCTCCGGCGATTGGGACGGTCTGCACATTCTTCCCCTCTACGTCAGCCGCCAGTCCTACGTCCGCGCCAAAGTGACCTCCTTCCTGCTCAACGATCCGGGTATTCCATCCGAAGATAAGCAATCTATTTCTGAGACAGCCGCGCTCTACTATCGCTTAGCCTGGCAGCTCAGCCAGCCCCGCCCAGGCCAGTTGATCCTCATGTCTGGGCTATCGGGATCGGGAAAAACTACCCTCGGGCGAGCGATCGCTACTGCACTAGAGGGTATCCACATTCGTTCCGATGCCGTGCGCAAACATCTCGGCGGCGTGCCCCTCTACGAACGCGGAGGCGACGACCTCTACAGCCCAGCCATGACCGCCCAAACCTACGATCGCCTCCTAGACCTTGGCATCAAACTAGCCCAAGATGGCTACACCGTGATCCTAGACGCCAAATACGATCGCCAAGACTACCGACAGGCAGCGATCGCCCAGGCTCAAACCGCCCACCTGCCTCTGCATATTGTCCACTGCAACGCCCCCCTTGACCTGCTGGCAGCCCGCCTCCAAGCCCGCACCGGTGACATTGCCGATGCCAACGTAGATATCTTGCGCCAGCAAACCTTTCAGCCCTTCAGCAACGACGAACAGCCCTATGTGATCTCCCTCAATGCGGCTCAGACAACCACCGACCTGCTTCAAGAAACCCTTGCTACACTGAAGGCAACCGATCACTAG
- a CDS encoding DUF4349 domain-containing protein produces the protein MVSSIQRQGRSLLGLILASGTLMVSCAAAPSNESQMAESAAPVSGDMVAPSSPEAIAPGAENQAGAPSLAAATTVPRSQPQLIKQAELTIQVESIDDSLAAVNAIARQYQGDLLSLNTTRPRDEQQPRSASLELRVPQAQLDGAIASLSELGDIQQQSLSAQDVSAQLVDYDARLRNLRKSEELVLDIMERSGDMNDVLTVARELDTIRASIEQIDAQLSALRNQVSYSTIRLTLQTEGAIASGDPSAGTQISRTWQQAKVAVGKLTVDLVQLIIWLLVFSPYWLSGVGMVFAVKYLLSKSLRHDRPAPVAVPPAQE, from the coding sequence ATGGTTAGTTCAATTCAGCGGCAAGGGCGATCGCTCCTAGGTCTCATACTAGCTAGCGGCACACTCATGGTCAGTTGTGCGGCAGCTCCTTCCAACGAGAGCCAGATGGCGGAGTCTGCAGCGCCCGTTAGTGGAGATATGGTAGCCCCCAGCAGCCCCGAGGCGATCGCCCCCGGCGCAGAGAACCAAGCCGGTGCCCCGTCCCTCGCCGCCGCTACCACCGTGCCGCGATCGCAGCCCCAACTGATTAAACAAGCTGAACTCACTATCCAAGTCGAGTCCATCGACGATAGTCTAGCTGCCGTCAACGCCATCGCCCGCCAATACCAAGGTGACCTCCTCTCCCTGAACACCACACGCCCTCGGGATGAGCAACAGCCCCGCTCTGCCTCCCTAGAACTACGGGTGCCCCAAGCCCAACTGGATGGGGCGATCGCCTCTCTGTCTGAACTAGGTGACATTCAGCAGCAAAGCCTGTCCGCCCAAGACGTATCGGCGCAACTGGTAGACTATGACGCTCGCTTGCGGAACCTGCGGAAGTCCGAGGAGCTTGTCCTCGACATCATGGAGCGATCGGGTGATATGAACGACGTGCTCACCGTGGCTCGGGAACTGGATACCATTCGCGCCTCCATCGAACAAATTGACGCCCAGCTCAGCGCCCTGCGCAACCAGGTCAGCTATTCCACCATTCGCCTCACCCTGCAAACTGAAGGAGCGATCGCCTCGGGAGATCCATCCGCAGGCACACAAATCAGCCGTACCTGGCAGCAGGCCAAAGTTGCGGTAGGTAAACTGACCGTAGACCTCGTTCAGCTGATCATCTGGCTGCTGGTGTTCAGTCCCTATTGGCTATCGGGAGTGGGCATGGTCTTCGCTGTCAAATATCTTCTGAGCAAATCTCTCAGGCATGATCGCCCTGCTCCCGTAGCCGTGCCGCCTGCCCAAGAGTAG